The following proteins are encoded in a genomic region of Candidatus Bathyarchaeota archaeon:
- a CDS encoding methylmalonyl-CoA carboxyltransferase, protein MSTIKEPTVEEKIKQLRALREKAKLGGGKKRIEAQHKKGKLTARERIELLLDPESFMELDQFVVHQCTEFGMAERKIPGDGVVTGYGTIDGRLVYVFSQDFTVFGGALGEMFAKKVCKIMDLALKAGAPVIGLNDSGGARIQEGVASLAGYGDIFFRNVIASGVIPQISAIMGPCAGGAVYSPALTDFIVMVDKTSHMFITGPQVIKTVVGQEVTFEELGGALAHSQTSGVTHFIAKDEEHCIQIIKQLLSYLPSNYLEDPPLVETGDDPNRTDEGLASIIPDDPDKPYDVKEIIYHVVDNGEFFEVQPLWAPNIVIGFARLNGRTVGIVANQPSFYAGALDINSSVKGGRFVRFCDAFNIPVITFVDVPGFLPGIEQEHGGIIRHGAKLLYAYCEATVPKITLIVRKAYGGAYDVMGSKHSGGDINYAWPTAEIAVMGPHGAINIIFRKEIAEATDSEQKRMELVSEYRRKFADPYVAAQKGYIDEVIEPAETRPKLISALEMLVTKREARPPKKHANIPL, encoded by the coding sequence GAGAAAGAATTGAACTCTTGCTAGACCCCGAAAGCTTCATGGAACTCGACCAGTTTGTAGTCCACCAGTGCACAGAATTCGGCATGGCTGAACGAAAAATCCCCGGAGACGGCGTCGTAACCGGCTACGGCACAATCGACGGAAGACTCGTCTACGTGTTTTCCCAAGATTTCACGGTTTTCGGCGGCGCCCTCGGCGAGATGTTTGCAAAAAAAGTGTGCAAAATCATGGACCTAGCCCTGAAAGCGGGAGCACCCGTCATCGGCTTAAACGACTCAGGCGGAGCCAGAATCCAAGAAGGCGTGGCCAGCCTCGCCGGATACGGAGACATATTCTTCCGAAACGTGATAGCCTCAGGCGTAATACCACAGATATCTGCCATTATGGGACCATGCGCCGGCGGAGCAGTCTATTCACCCGCCCTCACAGATTTCATAGTCATGGTGGACAAGACAAGTCACATGTTCATCACAGGACCACAAGTGATCAAGACTGTGGTGGGTCAAGAAGTAACCTTTGAGGAGCTCGGCGGAGCCCTAGCCCACAGCCAAACCAGCGGCGTCACGCATTTCATCGCAAAGGATGAAGAACACTGCATCCAAATCATCAAGCAACTGCTAAGCTACTTGCCATCCAACTACCTAGAAGACCCACCACTCGTGGAGACAGGTGACGACCCAAACAGAACCGATGAAGGCCTAGCCAGCATAATCCCAGACGATCCAGACAAGCCATACGACGTTAAAGAGATCATCTATCATGTAGTGGACAACGGAGAATTCTTTGAGGTTCAACCGCTCTGGGCGCCCAACATTGTGATCGGATTCGCCCGCTTAAACGGCAGAACTGTAGGGATTGTGGCCAACCAACCCTCATTCTACGCTGGAGCCTTAGATATCAACTCATCAGTGAAAGGAGGAAGATTCGTGAGGTTCTGCGATGCCTTCAACATACCTGTCATAACCTTCGTTGATGTGCCAGGCTTCCTACCCGGAATCGAGCAAGAACATGGTGGAATCATCCGGCACGGCGCCAAGCTATTATACGCATATTGTGAAGCAACCGTGCCGAAAATCACGTTAATCGTCCGAAAGGCATACGGCGGAGCCTACGACGTCATGGGGAGCAAGCACTCTGGCGGCGATATTAACTATGCATGGCCAACCGCTGAGATAGCTGTGATGGGGCCTCATGGAGCCATTAACATAATTTTCAGGAAAGAAATCGCTGAAGCCACAGACTCGGAGCAAAAACGGATGGAACTCGTAAGTGAATACCGCCGAAAGTTTGCAGACCCATACGTGGCGGCCCAGAAGGGCTATATTGACGAAGTGATCGAGCCGGCAGAAACCAGACCCAAGCTAATTAGCGCACTTGAGATGTTAGTCACCAAGCGAGAGGCGAGACCGCCTAAAAAACACGCAAACATACCACTATAA
- a CDS encoding oxaloacetate decarboxylase subunit alpha yields the protein MAAKPVRITDTTFRDAHQSLMATRMRTESMIPIAEKMDQVGFFSFEVWGGATFDVCIRYLTEDPWERIRQLKLHIKRTPLQMLLRGQNVVGYRNYPDDVVIKFVEKAAENGIDIFRIFDALNDVRNMEVAIKTVKEVGTHAQGSICYTISPVHTVAHYVEIAKKLVELDCDSICIKDMAGMLAPEVAHELVTALKKEVELPVHLHCHSTSGMAMMTYLRACHAGVDMIDTAFSPLAWGTSQPPVEPIVAALKGTPYDPGFDKDLLNEIAEYFRELREKHYDPLKLINPKSERVDPSIIVHQIPGGMFSNLLEQLREQNALDRLKEVQEEVPKVRKELGYPPLVTPTSQLVGIQAVFNVLSGKRYSIVPKEVKDYVKGLYGKPSAPINEKVKKKIIGDEKPITCRPADLLEPILDKIPDEVKPYIESEEDEITYALFPKAALEFFKKRKTKWEKAKTGIPPERIRELEEVAAVSVAVATYLRSLHGVRALIPVRAKGTLSPWVLAGRQSLAERGG from the coding sequence TTGGCTGCGAAACCCGTGAGAATCACCGACACCACATTTCGTGACGCACATCAGTCCTTAATGGCAACTAGAATGCGCACCGAATCCATGATTCCAATCGCTGAGAAAATGGACCAAGTGGGCTTTTTCTCATTTGAAGTTTGGGGAGGAGCCACTTTTGATGTTTGCATACGGTATCTGACTGAAGACCCTTGGGAGCGAATCCGCCAGCTGAAACTCCACATAAAGCGAACGCCGCTTCAGATGCTGCTGCGTGGACAAAACGTGGTTGGCTACAGAAACTATCCTGACGATGTTGTAATAAAGTTCGTGGAGAAGGCAGCCGAAAATGGAATCGACATATTCCGAATTTTTGACGCCTTAAACGACGTAAGAAACATGGAGGTAGCCATAAAAACCGTTAAAGAAGTTGGCACCCATGCCCAAGGAAGCATCTGTTACACAATAAGTCCAGTCCACACCGTTGCGCATTACGTAGAGATTGCCAAAAAACTTGTTGAACTGGATTGCGATTCTATCTGCATCAAGGACATGGCTGGGATGCTGGCTCCAGAAGTTGCCCACGAACTTGTGACCGCCCTTAAAAAAGAGGTTGAACTTCCAGTGCATTTACACTGTCACAGCACAAGCGGAATGGCCATGATGACTTATCTCCGTGCATGCCACGCTGGTGTCGATATGATCGACACGGCGTTCTCACCATTAGCTTGGGGAACATCCCAGCCACCAGTTGAGCCTATTGTGGCTGCTTTGAAGGGAACGCCCTACGACCCAGGGTTTGACAAGGATCTTCTCAACGAGATTGCAGAGTACTTCCGTGAGCTGAGAGAGAAGCACTACGACCCATTGAAGCTGATTAACCCAAAGTCTGAACGGGTTGACCCATCCATCATAGTTCACCAAATTCCCGGCGGAATGTTCTCCAATCTTCTCGAACAGTTAAGAGAACAGAACGCGCTTGACAGGTTGAAAGAAGTCCAAGAAGAAGTTCCAAAAGTTAGAAAAGAGCTGGGATATCCTCCACTAGTGACACCTACAAGCCAACTTGTCGGCATACAAGCCGTATTTAATGTTCTCTCTGGCAAACGTTACAGCATTGTCCCAAAGGAGGTAAAGGATTACGTGAAAGGCCTATACGGAAAGCCATCAGCCCCCATCAATGAGAAAGTGAAAAAAAAGATTATCGGCGACGAAAAACCTATAACATGCCGGCCAGCCGACCTTTTAGAGCCTATCCTTGACAAGATACCAGACGAAGTAAAACCGTACATTGAGAGCGAGGAGGATGAGATAACCTACGCGCTGTTTCCCAAAGCAGCCCTAGAATTCTTCAAGAAGAGGAAAACCAAATGGGAAAAAGCGAAAACCGGAATTCCACCAGAGAGGATTAGGGAACTCGAAGAGGTTGCCGCTGTATCGGTTGCGGTTGCCACCTACTTGAGGAGTTTGCATGGGGTGAGGGCCCTAATACCAGTTAGAGCGAAGGGAACACTCTCACCTTGGGTTTTAGCTGGCCGACAAAGCCTAGCTGAACGTGGTGGATAA